The following nucleotide sequence is from Oscillatoria salina IIICB1.
AATTTAATTACTCTTCACCACCAAGGAATTTTAGGAACGGCGATCGCCAATACATGATTCGTGAGAAAATAACCAGGTAGCGAGAGCGACTAAATTTACGATAGACTGCATCAAAGTAGGAAGAGAGTGCGTGGAAACCCAATGACTAGCTTGAGGTTGAGGGACAAAGAAGTAAATCTGGAAGAAGTTAATCAGCGATTTGCCAATAGTGACGCTGAGGAAATCGTCCAATGGGCAGCAGATACCTTTGGAAATGGACTGGTAATGAGTACCAGTTTTGGCATCCAGTCGGCTGTGATGCTACATTTAGTAACTAAAATAGTTCCGGATATTCCCGTTATTTGGGTTGATACCGGGTATTTACCTGCTCCAACCTATGTTTTCGCTGAAGAACTTACCGAACGACTCAAGCTTAACCTGAAAGTTTACCAATCTCCAATGACTCCTGCTCGTATGGAAGCTATTTATGGTCGTCTCTGGGCAGAAAATGATGTGGAAGCCCTCAACCGCTACGACCAAATTCGCAAAGTCGAACCAATGCAACGAGCATTAAAAGAATTGAACGCCACAGCTTGGTTAGCTGGACTGCGTAGCAATCAAACCGACCACCGCAAAACTTTAGATTTTGTCAATTTTCAGGGAAATATTTGTAAAGTTTTGCCGATTTTAAATTGGAATTCTCGCAAAATTTATCAGTACCTCATGGCTAACGATTTACCTTATCATCCTCTCTTTGATGAAGGTTATGTCACTGTCGGAGATTGGCATTCGAGCCGTCCGCTTTCTTTATCTGACGAAAACGCACGCGATACTCGTTTTCAGGGACTTAAACAAGAGTGCGGCATTCACCTACCTCAAAGTTTGGGAGAATCAGAAAGTCTCGATTCTAGTTCTTTGTAAAGATGAGTTTAGCGATCGCGCTGTATTAAGTGCAACTTCAGAGAGAATTGGGATTACTTAAAAAAACTCATGACTCGTGTTAAAAGTAAATTAGGCGATCGCCGTAACTTGACAAGTATCAATGTGGCTCAGTTTTGCCATACGCGATCGCCGAGAATTAAAAATTGCCAGGCTGTAAAAAAAGTAAATTTCAATTGCTTTAGTTAAGCTGAAAGAGTCGTTGCCAAAAATATCCTTTCGATTTGTGTTTAGCAAACAAAGCAATTCTTTACTGCGGCTAAGTTTGATTATTTTCCTCAGTATCGCAAATCCCGTCTCAACTTCAGCGCAGAGTGTTTCTACTTCGTCCGTGAATGAGGAATTTTCCCAGTTACAGCAAGTTTTGACAGCATATGGATTTCAAGTAAATCTGGCGATACCACCCGTAAGAGGAACTTATGGATTATTTCAAGTTGATTCCAAACAAATTTGGGTTAATCCAGTAGTATTCGACTTAGGAATAGCTGTTCCTACCCTTGTCCATGAGTCAGTACACGCGGCTCAATTTTGTGCTGGAGGTGACAAACTTCAGTTACTAGACTTAGCACTTGAACCCTCACCGAGAGCTAGACCTTACTATCTACGCTATCATGCTTATCGACGGGAAATAGAAGCTCAAGCTTATACGGTTCAAACTCAGCCTAACCGAGTCGAACTAACGATTGAGATTTTGCACCGATATTGTCGAAAGAAGCCTTAATTGGCAGTGTCGCACTAAAAAAATCAGGTCATCGCAGCTTTGCTTAATGCTGGTGGCTGGATTGGCTTATTTTACCAACCAGGACCTTATGATGAAATTACTCATGCTTTTACCACTTTTTCGATTACCTTAGCACTTAGTTTTTTGGTTTATCAGTCGATGCTGACAGTTTTTCGCAGTCACCGTTTGCTATATATTTTGACAATTATTTCTTTTGGGATTGCAATTGGGGCGCTATGGGAAGTGTTTGAGTGGGCGACGAAAACTATTAACGATCTTGATGATACGATTGTTGATTTAATTATGGATACTATTGGGGCAACTGCTGCCTCGCTATTAAGTTTACGTGCTTTGGAAGAAGAAACTCGTCCTCAGAGAAATTAAGCTGAAATAGGATTATTTTGCTAAATATAACACTACGTTTTTCTATTTTGATTATTACTTCTCTCCCTTCCCTGGTAGGGAAGGGGGTTGGGGGGTTAGGTTAGGCAATTTTGGGAAGAAAGTCCAAAAAAGAGGAAAAATTTGGACAGTTTTAGCTTAATTTTGCAGAAATAATCTAACTTGGTAAAGACGTAGCATTACTACGTCTCTACAGATTAACTTTCTTCCGGCATTTCTACACCAAAAACGCGACTGAAAGCTTTTTGCACTTTATAACCCGAATCAATAGATTCCAAGGGGTCTTTCCGCAGTCGGTGACGCAAACAAAGAACGATAACTTTACTAATATCATCTTTCGTTACTTCGGTGCGTCCTTCCAAGGCGGCTAAAGCTTTAGCTGCGCGATTTGTAACAATATCGCCGCGCAATCCATCTACATCTAATTCAGAACAAACTTCGGAAATATTAACTCGCAATTCGTAGTCAAGATTAACTTGATTTAGTCTTTTTTGGGCTTCAACTAATTGCTTTTGTAGTGCTTCTTGCTGAGATTGATATTTATCTACAAATGCTTGGGGATCGCGATCGAATTCTGCTCTTTGTTCGACAATTTTCACTCGTAAAGGTGGTTCTTTCACAGTGTGGATTTCCGCGTGCATCCCAAAGCGATCGAGCAGTTGGGGACGTAATTCTCCTTCTTCTGGGTTTCCCGAACCTACTAAGACAAAACGGGCTGGGTGTCTGATGGAGATTCCTTCGCGTTCGACGGTATTCCAACCGCTAGCTGCACTGTCGAGAAGTACGTCTACGAGGTGATCGTCAAGGAGGTTGACTTCATCGACATAGAGAATACCACGATTAGCTTTTGCAAGCAATCCTGGTTCAAAAGCCTTAACACCTTCAGAAAGAGCTTTTTCGATGTCGATCGTACCGCAAACTCGGTCTTCAGTGGCACCGAGAGGCAAATCTACCATTGTGACTTTTTTCTTCACGATTGGTAGAGTCGTTTGTGATTCTACCATTTGGCGCACTTCATCGCTCATCAAGTCGGGATCGTTGGGATGACTATTGAAGGGGTCATTGACAACTACATCAATTTCTGGTAATAAATCGGCTAGAGCCCGGATTGTTGTCGATTTACCTGTGCCGCGATCGCCCATAATCATCACTCCACCAATTTTGGGATCGATGACGTTCAGCAATAAAGCTAATTTCATTTCTTCCTGACCGACAATGGCGGTGAAGGGAAAGACGACGCGACGAGTTTTTGGGGGTGCTGAGGCAGTAATAGTCATATCACATTTTTAGTTATTTGTCAACAAAAACCAGAAGCGAGACTCGCGTCAGGAAATTGAGCAGCAAGCGATCGCTCGGAAAAAGATCATATTCTTTTAATTAACGTTTCTTATTGTGCCACACTAAGGGGATTGGGGACTGGTGATTGGGGACTGGGGATTAGGAAATTCAGTTATCAGTTACCAGTGAACAGTTATCAGTGAACAGTGATTAGGGAACAGTTAAAAGTTATTAGTTTATCCTCTAATTCCTCCTTGTCTCCCTTATCTTCCCCCTCTCCCTTATCTTTTACTCGTTCGGAACGACAATATATCCAGTAGTCGTATCTCCAAGTATCAAATTACGTTCTTGTCCCCAGTACCAATAGTATGCACCGATATAAGCACAAATAAGACTATCGAGTCGATCTTCAACGTCTTTTAGTTCGCTACCTTTGAGAGAATCGAAATTACAAGTAAGGGGTGAAAAGGGGGAAAGGCTGAGAAAAGGTTCTCGTTTAGGCAAAATTTCAGTAATATATTGACGCAATTTGTTTAACTCAGCTTTCTTTTGTGCTAAATTGCCTTTTTTATACTTTAAAATCCGGTCTAAACCAAAAAAATGCACGATCGCCGGATGAGGATAAACTTCGATTTGATATCGTCCCAACTTTTTGGGTTCTATAGTTGCGGCATGGAGAAAACCCCGCTTAGACAAACTTACACCAAAAGCTACAGTCCGTTGAGCAAAAGGGCGAGAAAGATTAGCTGGATAGCAACCTGCATGATAGCGACGAAAATATTTATGAGTCAATTTATCTGGTAGTCGCATTCCCGTTAAGTTAGGAATGAGAGTAGGTGCATCGACCGCGATTAAAGCAGGTTCGTTAACTGCTACCCAAGTGTCAATCCAACTAAAAATATCGCCTAGTTGCTGTTGACGATTCAAATCTAAGATATTTAAGCGATCGTTTTGCCAACTTAGGCAACAAAGTCCAGTTTCGCCGGATGTCCAGCCTAAGTCAATACCGAGGAATTTCATTTTGCTTGCGAACTAACTGAAACAAACGCGAAAACCGATATTATACAAATTAGCATCAGCTTGATATTTCTTGCGATAGGCACTGCGACAAGCATTAGGTCCGGTGTTCCAAGAACCTCCTCGCAAAGGTCGGAAGTTGTTGTCTGCTTCAGATGAGGGTTTACCATTGTTGAATGCTTCTTGATAGTTATTATGCCAATAGTCAGCGCACCATTCCCAAACATTACCGTGTAAGTCAGATAAACCAAAATCATTGGCTACACCAAAACTAGCAACTGGTGTAGTTTCTTTGCGGTCTTCTCCTTCTGAACCTGCACCGTAAGCACCGCGACTGATAATTCTGCCATCGTATTGCCAATTTACACCCGAATAGTTAGCGAAGTCAGTAGTAATGGTTTCGCCAAAATGAAAGGGAGTAGTTGTCCCACCGCGACAAGCATATTCCCATTCAGCTTCGGAGGGAAGGCGATAGTTGCGTCCGGTATGCTGAGATAATCGGGCGCAAAATTCGATCGCTTCAAACCAAGAAATTTGTTCTACTGGTAGTTCGTCTCCTGCAAAACAGGAAGGGTTGGCTTGTAATGGTAGGTTAACTTGAGGAAATGCCGCTACGGTGAGCCATTGGGCTTGGGTAACGGGATATTTACCAATGCTGAAAGCAGCGACGGTGACTTGATGTTGGGGAGTTTGGGTTGAATTGGCACCAATTTCGGTTTCGGGTGCGCCCATGAGAAAATTACTGCCAGTTAGAGGTACGAGTTCGAGTGGTATGTCTTCTGTGAGGTGTTCGATCTGGTAAATTGTTTTTTTGAGAGTGCGATCGCATTCTTCGCCGAGGCGATCGACTTTGACGACGGTAAATTCGGTGATTTTTTCAGCGAGGTTAGACATTAGCAAGTTAGCTTCCGTGCTGGGATCGATCGCATTTTCTCACGAGATTGAGATCGCTGTTGTTTGTAGTTAGCAGTGAAAAGAGAAAAAAGCGACTAATTAAGTTAATTTTGTCCACTTTTGACCTTGATTTGCGGATTTATCGGGTAATTTGACTGTAAAGGTACTGCCTTGATTGAGTTCGCTTTGGACAGTGATGCTACCCTGATGTGCGGTGGCGATCGCGGCGGCGATCGCTAATCCTAACCCGGAACCACCAGAAGCGCGCGAGCGATCGCTGTTGACTCGATAGAAGCGATCGAAAATCATTTTTTGTTCTTTTGGGGCAATTCCTATTCCCGTGTCTTCAACGCGAATTATGACTTCGTTGGGGCTATT
It contains:
- a CDS encoding DUF429 domain-containing protein encodes the protein MKFLGIDLGWTSGETGLCCLSWQNDRLNILDLNRQQQLGDIFSWIDTWVAVNEPALIAVDAPTLIPNLTGMRLPDKLTHKYFRRYHAGCYPANLSRPFAQRTVAFGVSLSKRGFLHAATIEPKKLGRYQIEVYPHPAIVHFFGLDRILKYKKGNLAQKKAELNKLRQYITEILPKREPFLSLSPFSPLTCNFDSLKGSELKDVEDRLDSLICAYIGAYYWYWGQERNLILGDTTTGYIVVPNE
- a CDS encoding formylglycine-generating enzyme family protein, which produces MSNLAEKITEFTVVKVDRLGEECDRTLKKTIYQIEHLTEDIPLELVPLTGSNFLMGAPETEIGANSTQTPQHQVTVAAFSIGKYPVTQAQWLTVAAFPQVNLPLQANPSCFAGDELPVEQISWFEAIEFCARLSQHTGRNYRLPSEAEWEYACRGGTTTPFHFGETITTDFANYSGVNWQYDGRIISRGAYGAGSEGEDRKETTPVASFGVANDFGLSDLHGNVWEWCADYWHNNYQEAFNNGKPSSEADNNFRPLRGGSWNTGPNACRSAYRKKYQADANLYNIGFRVCFS
- the bchI gene encoding magnesium chelatase ATPase subunit I codes for the protein MTITASAPPKTRRVVFPFTAIVGQEEMKLALLLNVIDPKIGGVMIMGDRGTGKSTTIRALADLLPEIDVVVNDPFNSHPNDPDLMSDEVRQMVESQTTLPIVKKKVTMVDLPLGATEDRVCGTIDIEKALSEGVKAFEPGLLAKANRGILYVDEVNLLDDHLVDVLLDSAASGWNTVEREGISIRHPARFVLVGSGNPEEGELRPQLLDRFGMHAEIHTVKEPPLRVKIVEQRAEFDRDPQAFVDKYQSQQEALQKQLVEAQKRLNQVNLDYELRVNISEVCSELDVDGLRGDIVTNRAAKALAALEGRTEVTKDDISKVIVLCLRHRLRKDPLESIDSGYKVQKAFSRVFGVEMPEES
- the cysH gene encoding phosphoadenosine phosphosulfate reductase gives rise to the protein MRGNPMTSLRLRDKEVNLEEVNQRFANSDAEEIVQWAADTFGNGLVMSTSFGIQSAVMLHLVTKIVPDIPVIWVDTGYLPAPTYVFAEELTERLKLNLKVYQSPMTPARMEAIYGRLWAENDVEALNRYDQIRKVEPMQRALKELNATAWLAGLRSNQTDHRKTLDFVNFQGNICKVLPILNWNSRKIYQYLMANDLPYHPLFDEGYVTVGDWHSSRPLSLSDENARDTRFQGLKQECGIHLPQSLGESESLDSSSL